The Solanum lycopersicum chromosome 9, SLM_r2.1 genome window below encodes:
- the LOC109121084 gene encoding uncharacterized protein gives MSANEEIGESHARIVCNGSSTRINDIGLQLYPVSNYDSSEGLPYAPVDWPNVGDKWGWRVGNRVTSSGTFIDRYLYLPKNSKAPNGGNESTFQSKISVKKYPEFQYPDMDTNQFFASFSWMIRSKQSPSSKDMKERRTTSSGTKLQPLLSDSPIRVITCKAGNRICSSLTTANSFLSRSCDIYCSDPSFCRDCCCILCCKTISSDYDVNNYIRCESIVDGYICGHVSHLDCVLRAYMAGTVGGSINLDAQYLCRYCYSRMDLVPHVLKLLNI, from the exons ATGTCTGCCAATGAGGAGATTGGGGAGAGTCATGCACGTATTGTATGCAATGGGAGTTCTACTAGAATCAACGATATTGGGCTTCAACTTTATCCAGTTTCAAACTATGACTCTAGCGAAGGCTTACCATATGCTCCTGTAGATTGGCCAAATGTTGGTGATAAGTGGGGCTGGCGAGTAGGGAACAGAGTTACAAGTTCAGGCACCTTTATAGATAGATATTTGTATCTTCCGAAGAATTCCAAGGCTCCAAACGGTGGAAATGAAAGtacttttcaaagtaaaatttCAGTTAAGAAGTATCCCGAGTTTCAGTATCCTGACATGGATACAAACCAATTTTTTGCATCATTTAGTTGGATGATTCGTTCGAAGCAGTCGCCAAGCTCAAAAG ATATGAAAGAGAGGAGGACTACATCTTCAGGAACAAAATTGCAGCCTTTACTGTCTGATTCTCCTATAAGAGTCATTACTTGTAAGGCTGGCAACAGAATCTGTAGCAGTTTAACAACAGCAAATTCTTTTCTGTCCAGAAGTTGTGACATCTATTGCAGTGATCCTAGTTTTTGCCGAGACTGTTGTTGCATCCTATGTTGTAAAACTATTAGCTCAGACTATGATGTAAACAACTACATTCGATGTGAATCAATTGTAGATGGCTACATATGTGGACATGTTTCCCATCTAGATTGTGTTCTACGAGCTTACATGGCTGGGACAGTTGGAGGAAGCATCAATTTGGATGCACAATATTTATGTCGATATTGCTATTCAAGGATGGATTTGGTTCCACATGTTCTGAAGCTTTTAAACATCTGA
- the LOC138338571 gene encoding secreted RxLR effector protein 161-like — MKFTTSDYDKHLRKHDDNESDDPQLIDKHVYQRLVGKLLYVSLTRPDISYAVQTLSQFMHDPKQSHLEGALHFVRYLKGRPSLGILLSSKKDCTLRGFCDSDWASCAVTRKSVTGYCMKLGSSLISWKPKKQETISRSTAEAEYRSMASAVAEIIWLVGLLEEMNMKVKIPVELFCDNKAAIQIAGNPIFHERTKHIEIDCHFVREKIQKGLIKTMYIRGTDQEADLLTKALGGQQHNYILDKLGLINVFQPST; from the coding sequence ATGAAGTTCACTACATCTGATTATGACAAACATCTAAGAAAGCATGATGATAATGAATCAGATGATCCACAATTGATAGACAAACATGTTTATCAGAGATTAGTGGGAAAGCTACTTTATGTGTCACTCACAAGGCCAGATATTTCATATGCAGTACAGACATTGAGTCAGTTCATGCATGATCCGAAACAATCTCATCTAGAAGGAGCACTTCATTTTGTGAGATATCTGAAGGGAAGACCAAGTTTGGGAATTTTATTGAGTAGTAAAAAGGATTGTACACTTAGAGGTTTTTGTGATTCTGATTGGGCATCATGTGCAGTAACAAGGAAATCAGTAACTGGTTATTGTATGAAGTTAGGCAGTTCTCTGATTTCTTGGAAACCAAAGAAGCAAGAAACTATATCAAGGAGTACTGCTGAAGCAGAATATAGAAGCATGGCATCAGCAGTAGCTGAAATTATTTGGCTAGTGGGACTGTTGGAGGAGATGAACATGAAGGTGAAAATTCCAGTAGAGTTATTTTGTGACAACAAAGCTGCCATTCAGATTGCTGGAAATCCTATATTTCATGAAAGGACTAAACACATAGAGATTGATTGTCACTTTGTTAGGGAAAAAATACAAAAGGGATTGATCAAGACAATGTATATTCGTGGAACTGATCAAGAAGCTGACCTTTTAACTAAGGCTTTGGGAGGTCAACAGCACAATTACATATTAGACAAGTTGGGGTTGATAAATGTATTTCAACCTTCAACTTGA